From the Acidobacteriota bacterium genome, the window CCTTTTAAATTTAGAAGAAACTCCGATAAAAGTCTCACCCCAAAACCAGTAGCCCCCTTAGGGATATAAGGCTTCTTCTCTTTGGTCCAGGCAACGCCGGCAATATCGAGATGAACCCAAGGGGTATCCCCCACAAATTCGCTCAAAAAAGCTGCCGCGGTGATCGCTCCACCCTCTCTTCCCCCTAAGTTTTTTACATCGGCGATATCACTTTTCATCTCCTCTTTATACTCCTTCCATAAGGGAAGCTCCCATACCCGCTCATAGGTCCGCTCCCCTGCCCTCCGAAGTTCATCCTTAAGTTCCTTATCGTTCCCCAACATCCCCGCAGCATGATTGCCAAGCGCGATGATGCAAGCTCCGGTTAAGGTAGCGAGATCTATCATCATCCCTGGTTTATAGACATCCTTTCCGTATGCCAGGGCATCGGCGAGAAGAAGCCTCCCCTCCGCATCGGTATCTATTATCTCTATTGTCTTCCCGGAATAAGAGCGAACGACATCACCCGGTCTTGTTGCCCTTCCACTCGGCAAGTTCTCCGCTGCTGGCACTATGGCTATTATCCTCCGAGGAATCTTAAGTCGTGCCGCTACCTTCACCGCGGAAACCACCGCTGCTCCACCCGCCATATCACTCTTCATCTCCCACATCTCCCGAGAGGGTTTTAAAGATATGCCACCGGCATCGAAGGTAACCCCCTTTCCCACAAGGAGAACTGGCTTTCCTCTGGCGTTCTTCGGATTGTATTCCAGTATGATGAGACGAGGCGGGTTCTCACTTCCCTTCCCCACAGCCAGTATCGCCTCCATACCTAACTTCTCCATATCGCGAGGGGTTAAAAGAGAGCAAGTGATGGGAAGATCGGAAATGCCCTTCTTGATCTCCTCAGCCAAGAGCTCAGGGGTGGCACAGTTCCCCGGGAGAAAAACGAGATCTCTGGCATAGCAGGTCTCCTCGGCAATGATTTTGCCCAGAAGCCCCCCCTTTCTCAAACCCTCAGCATCCTTCTTTCCCTCGAAATCCCATAAGCGGATGGTTTCAATCTTGGCTTTATCCCTTTTTTCCTTGAACTTATCAAAACGATAGCTGGCTAACAAAGAAGCCTCTACCAATGCCCTTGCGAGTTGAGAGGAGTCAAGCGAGGAAAGAGAAAAACTTCTTAATAAAAAACTCAACTCCTTCACTTTGAGCTTACAGGAATAATCGCTCGCTCGCCCTGCCGCTCGCCTTATTCCCTCCAGATTGCACTCTTTGCTCTTTCCGAGCCCGATCAGAAGCACTCTCTTCGTTATCGGGTTCTCCTTCGGATGAAGCAGGAGAAGTTCCTCATCCTTCCCCTTAAAGTCGTTTGAAGAGAGAACCTCCTTGATACATCCGTCGAAGGTCACATCCAACTGCTCTATCGCCTGCGGTAGTGTTTCCTCCTCGAATAAACCTATCGTTAAAAGCTCCATTTTCGGGGTTATCTTAATACCTTTCTCTACCTTTATCTCCATCTTGCCTCCTTGCGAAAAATAATGGAAGCCGCCTCGGCGATCCTGAACATCTTCCCCTCCTAGGATTACCCTGATGGAAGACTAATGGGTCATACGGCCCATTTCAAGACCACCGGTGGCGGCTTCCAAAATCAATTGGGCTACTTCTTTACCTCAAGCTTCTTTCCCTTGGGATTGAGCCTGATCGAGCAGTATTTCCCACACATCGTGCAATATTCCTTCATATAAGCTTCGCTCTCCTTCCGCATCCTACGGGCAAGATCAGGGTCCAGTGCCAGCTGATACATCCCCTCCCAATCAAGCTCCCTTCTTTTCTCCGACATCATCTGGTCTCGCTCCTGCGCTCGAGGTACACCTTTGACGATATCCGCAGAGTGAGCAGCGATCCTCGCCGCGATCACCCCCATCCTCACCTCGGAGGGGTTGGGAAGCCTAAGATGTTCCGCCGGAGTAACATAACAAAGAAAGTCAGCGCCAGCGGCGGCAGCTATAGCACCACCAATAGCCCCGGTGATATGGTCATACCCAGGAGCGATATCCGTGGTCAATGGACCGAGGACATAAAAGGGAGCACCATTACAGAGCTCCTTCTCCATCCTGACATTTGCTTCGATCTGGTCAAGAGGAACATGTCCCGGACCCTCTATCATAACCTGAACCCCTTCCTTGCGGGCAAGATCTGCAAGTTCCCCCAAGGTTATCAACTCCATAAACTGCGCCTTATCCGAAGCATCGGCTATCGCTCCTGGTCTTAAACCATCACCAAGGCTAAGGGTGACATCGTACTTCTTAGCTATTTCAAGAAGCCGATCGAATTGTGTATAAAGGGGGTTTTCCTTATCGTTATACTCCATCCAGCTTGCTAAAAACGCCCCCCCGCGACTGACTATCCCCCCTACCCTGCCTTCTTTTTCGAGCAACTCGACCGCCTTCCTAGTAACCCCACAATGTACTGTGACGAAATCGACCCCATCCTTCGCCTGTCGCTCAATGATAGAGAAGAGGAAATCCTCATCCATATTGCGGAAATCGCCATTCCTCTCCGAATACTCCACCACCGCCTGATAAATGGGCACCGTGCCCACCATAACCGGGGAACGGTTCAATATCTCCCGCCTTATCTTATCAAGGTCTCCACCAGTGGAAAGATCCATTACACTATCTGCCCCAGCCTCTACCGCCACCTCAAGCTTGGTAAGCTCTTCCCGTAAATCATGATGTTCCGCCGAGGTACCGATGTTAGCGTTCACCTTGGTGCGAAGCCCCTTCCCAATACCACGAGGGG encodes:
- a CDS encoding leucyl aminopeptidase, with the protein product MEIKVEKGIKITPKMELLTIGLFEEETLPQAIEQLDVTFDGCIKEVLSSNDFKGKDEELLLLHPKENPITKRVLLIGLGKSKECNLEGIRRAAGRASDYSCKLKVKELSFLLRSFSLSSLDSSQLARALVEASLLASYRFDKFKEKRDKAKIETIRLWDFEGKKDAEGLRKGGLLGKIIAEETCYARDLVFLPGNCATPELLAEEIKKGISDLPITCSLLTPRDMEKLGMEAILAVGKGSENPPRLIILEYNPKNARGKPVLLVGKGVTFDAGGISLKPSREMWEMKSDMAGGAAVVSAVKVAARLKIPRRIIAIVPAAENLPSGRATRPGDVVRSYSGKTIEIIDTDAEGRLLLADALAYGKDVYKPGMMIDLATLTGACIIALGNHAAGMLGNDKELKDELRRAGERTYERVWELPLWKEYKEEMKSDIADVKNLGGREGGAITAAAFLSEFVGDTPWVHLDIAGVAWTKEKKPYIPKGATGFGVRLLSEFLLNLKG
- the thiC gene encoding phosphomethylpyrimidine synthase ThiC, encoding MTQLTEAKKGVVTKQMELVARDEGLSPEEVAKGVAEGIIVIPKNINHNFPPRGIGKGLRTKVNANIGTSAEHHDLREELTKLEVAVEAGADSVMDLSTGGDLDKIRREILNRSPVMVGTVPIYQAVVEYSERNGDFRNMDEDFLFSIIERQAKDGVDFVTVHCGVTRKAVELLEKEGRVGGIVSRGGAFLASWMEYNDKENPLYTQFDRLLEIAKKYDVTLSLGDGLRPGAIADASDKAQFMELITLGELADLARKEGVQVMIEGPGHVPLDQIEANVRMEKELCNGAPFYVLGPLTTDIAPGYDHITGAIGGAIAAAAGADFLCYVTPAEHLRLPNPSEVRMGVIAARIAAHSADIVKGVPRAQERDQMMSEKRRELDWEGMYQLALDPDLARRMRKESEAYMKEYCTMCGKYCSIRLNPKGKKLEVKK